A DNA window from Ficedula albicollis isolate OC2 chromosome 28, FicAlb1.5, whole genome shotgun sequence contains the following coding sequences:
- the HAUS8 gene encoding HAUS augmin-like complex subunit 8, which produces MSSAGSSTVVGGQTPKAKRRGGRIVQSRYLQFDKKDSKKVPRVPSTGVSQPKAEKDASSSSSSSNTSLPSSRTKARSVLSQKHETYASVDHSTLNQSGFEKGDLQSTLLGEEKVKLPDFDISAINDKSDPKESSYSESASEGASDEETDSKDPIAELESETLLLTTLRLKVGKSVAKIEEKAEKNLLRLCEEKQRQQEMLWELKREILLEEREEKLNETLDKQIEVLPPLVAVCEQFKEQYKSFAASLDAARHELPIKNIHIEGDKQTCLDELEKQLMITQELLTGIMPNPSEDSAKALGALKELKEVSQQLCKGLQRSFTNVQNLSFEACKEVSLHNQYVCEETYGVDVVKRWYFS; this is translated from the exons ATGTCCTCAGCGGGCAGCAGCACGGTGGTGGGCGGACAAACGCCTAAAGCTAAGCGGAGAG GAGGAAGAATCGTGCAGTCTCGCTACCTGCAGTTCGATAAGAAAGACAGCAAGAAGGTGCCGAGAGTGCCGAGCACAGGCGTCTCTCAGCCGAAGGCAGAAAAG gATGCTTCATCGAGTTCCTCTTCATCAAATACTTCTCTGCCGTCTTCTAGAACTAAAGCAAGATCCGTTCTCTCTCAGAAACACGAAACTTATGCTA GTGTTGACCACAGCACGTTAAATCAGAGTGGTTTTGAGAAGGGTGACTTGCAGTCCACTTTATTAGGTGAAGAAAAAGTGAAGCTACCAGACTTTGATATTTCTGCTATTAATG ATAAAAGTGACCCCAAGGAGAGTTCTTACTCAGAATCTGCTTCAGAAGGAGCAAGTGATGAG gaaaCTGATTCTAAGGATCCTATAGCAGAGCTGGAATCTGAGACACTACTTTTAACTACCCTAAGACTGAAG GTAGGAAAAAGTGTTGCCAAGatagaggaaaaagcagaaaaaaacttgCTAAGGTTgtgtgaagaaaagcagagacaacaggagatgctctgggagctgaaaagggaaattctgcttgaggagagagaggagaagctcAACGAAACATTAGATAAACAG ATAGAAGTGCTGCCTCCCCTGGTTGCTGTCTGTGAACAGTTTAAAGAGCAATACAAAAGCTTTGCAGCTTCCCTGGATGCTGCGAGACACGAATTGCCCATAAAGAACATTCACATAGAAGGAGATAAGCAAACCTGCCTTG ATGAGCTGGAAAAGCAATTAATGATCACACAGGAGCTTCTGACAGGAATTATGCCAAACCCCTCAGAGGATAGTGCAAAAGCACTTGGTGCACTGAAAGAGCTAAAAGAAGTATCTCAGCAACTGTGTAAAGGGCTTCAAAG GAGCTTCACAAATGTGCAGAACTTGTCGTTTGAAGCCTGTAAAGAAGTTTCTCTGCATAACCAATACGTGTGTGAAGAGACTTATGGAGTAGATGTTGTGAAACGCTGGTATTTCAGCTGA